In the Chlorobium limicola DSM 245 genome, one interval contains:
- the lgt gene encoding prolipoprotein diacylglyceryl transferase: protein MNDFLIWWQNLPAQMNPVIFSLGGFAVRWYGTMYIIAFTVVYLLTLYRLKTEKKPFDRQFAGDALTWAMVGVVLGGRLGYILFYGLDGFFADPLGTLIPWTTSSSGGCSFAGITGMSYHGGVIGVILAMWFFSRSQKKGFFETFDLFIPSLPLGYTFGRLGNFINGELYGRVTDAAIGMYFPMAPTVELRHPSQLYEAFFEGILLFLVLWLLRKKSPYPGFLSGLYLFGYGFVRFFIEFFREPDAHLGFVFLNFSMGQVLCFVMMIAGAAIMLLLASGAKGSPGRK from the coding sequence ATGAATGATTTTCTTATCTGGTGGCAGAACCTGCCTGCCCAAATGAACCCGGTCATTTTTTCATTGGGAGGATTTGCTGTTCGGTGGTATGGAACGATGTATATCATTGCCTTTACGGTAGTCTATCTTCTTACGCTCTATCGCCTGAAAACCGAAAAAAAACCATTCGACCGCCAGTTTGCCGGCGATGCCCTTACCTGGGCCATGGTCGGGGTCGTGCTCGGCGGACGGCTGGGATATATTCTTTTCTACGGACTCGACGGTTTTTTTGCAGATCCGCTCGGTACGCTCATCCCTTGGACAACATCCTCATCCGGAGGCTGCAGTTTTGCGGGGATAACCGGGATGTCCTATCACGGGGGCGTGATCGGCGTGATTCTGGCCATGTGGTTTTTTTCCCGATCACAGAAGAAAGGATTTTTTGAAACATTCGATCTCTTTATTCCTTCCCTTCCCCTCGGCTATACATTCGGGCGTCTCGGCAATTTCATCAACGGCGAACTTTACGGAAGGGTTACCGACGCGGCCATCGGCATGTACTTCCCCATGGCTCCAACAGTGGAACTGCGTCACCCTTCGCAGCTCTACGAAGCGTTTTTCGAAGGTATCCTGCTTTTTCTCGTGCTCTGGCTGCTCAGGAAAAAATCGCCGTATCCGGGTTTTCTCTCGGGACTTTATCTGTTTGGTTACGGTTTCGTACGGTTTTTCATCGAATTTTTCCGGGAGCCCGATGCCCATCTTGGGTTTGTCTTTCTGAACTTTTCAATGGGCCAGGTGCTCTGTTTCGTTATGATGATTGCCGGTGCGGCGATCATGCTGCTGCTTGCATCTGGAGCCAAGGGTTCACCGGGGAGAAAGTAG
- a CDS encoding ABC transporter permease, with protein sequence MNQIIDISTGKLLLAFVFIIAAQASSLFYHLGLHRDIALGALRTFAQLFLMGYVLTYILGSDNFLLTIAIFAVMVISAMFIIKGRVKEKQIAYILPTFLTMLITYFATAVFVSGMIVGTTPWWEPRYFIPTGGMVIGNSMSAIAIALERLFGEMRQQREVVEMKLALGADYREASSDVFRNAVTAGMIPSINAMMGVGLVFIPGMMSGQILSGTDPLIAIRYQIVVMFMLVGSTAVTSLVVMLIVRRRCFGVGEELLLSPR encoded by the coding sequence ATGAACCAGATCATCGACATTTCAACCGGCAAACTGCTGCTTGCGTTTGTATTCATCATCGCTGCACAAGCCAGTTCGCTCTTTTACCATCTCGGGCTTCACCGGGACATTGCCCTCGGAGCCCTGCGAACCTTCGCGCAGCTCTTTTTGATGGGTTATGTACTTACCTACATTCTCGGTTCAGATAATTTTCTGCTCACCATTGCAATATTTGCCGTCATGGTGATTTCAGCCATGTTCATCATAAAGGGTCGGGTGAAGGAAAAGCAGATAGCCTACATTCTGCCTACCTTTCTGACCATGCTCATCACCTATTTCGCGACGGCGGTTTTTGTTTCCGGCATGATAGTGGGCACCACGCCATGGTGGGAACCGCGATATTTCATTCCGACCGGAGGCATGGTCATCGGAAATTCCATGTCGGCAATCGCCATCGCTCTTGAGCGGCTGTTCGGCGAGATGCGCCAGCAAAGGGAGGTGGTGGAGATGAAGCTCGCCCTTGGTGCCGACTACCGGGAAGCGAGCAGCGATGTTTTCAGAAACGCGGTCACGGCGGGCATGATTCCTTCCATCAACGCCATGATGGGGGTCGGACTGGTGTTCATTCCGGGCATGATGTCGGGTCAGATACTTTCCGGCACCGACCCTCTTATCGCCATCCGCTACCAGATTGTCGTAATGTTCATGCTGGTTGGTTCGACCGCCGTTACCTCACTTGTCGTCATGCTGATTGTACGCAGGCGGTGTTTCGGCGTCGGGGAGGAGCTGCTACTTTCTCCCCGGTGA
- a CDS encoding ABC transporter ATP-binding protein — MNHPLLEIKNLSFTYEGASVPVFERLDLTVESGAFILIKGTSGTGKSTLLRLVCRLNKPQGGSILFRNRDITLMPPAELRSSISYVAQVPQLVDAQVEENLLLPFAFRVNKNKALPRPEDLRAMLDEFYLDGVTLEQSALKLSAGQKQRLAIMRSILQQPDMMLLDEPTSALDPESAAMVFSITERLNTERKMTIMTVTHSDYRPETLNGLIYRLENRTLTLMPE, encoded by the coding sequence ATGAATCACCCGCTGCTTGAAATAAAAAACCTCTCCTTCACCTATGAAGGCGCATCCGTTCCCGTATTCGAGCGGCTCGATCTTACCGTCGAAAGCGGAGCGTTCATTCTGATAAAAGGTACGTCGGGAACCGGGAAATCCACCCTTTTGCGTCTTGTCTGCCGCCTGAACAAGCCTCAGGGCGGCTCCATTCTGTTCAGGAACCGGGATATTACCCTCATGCCGCCGGCAGAGCTTCGTTCGTCGATAAGTTATGTTGCCCAGGTGCCGCAATTGGTCGATGCGCAGGTCGAAGAGAATCTCCTGCTGCCTTTCGCCTTCAGGGTCAACAAAAACAAAGCCTTGCCGAGACCTGAAGATCTCCGGGCGATGCTCGACGAGTTCTATCTCGACGGCGTCACCCTCGAGCAGTCTGCCCTGAAGCTTTCCGCCGGGCAGAAACAGCGTCTGGCGATCATGCGCTCGATTCTGCAGCAGCCGGACATGATGCTGCTCGATGAACCCACTTCGGCCCTCGATCCGGAAAGCGCGGCAATGGTCTTTTCTATCACGGAACGGCTCAACACCGAGAGAAAAATGACCATAATGACCGTAACGCACAGCGATTACCGCCCTGAAACCCTCAACGGGCTGATTTACCGACTCGAAAACCGAACCCTTACACTCATGCCGGAATGA
- a CDS encoding ATP-binding protein, which yields MQAPEERLGSFYLGAEYDLASSKRLEKPVHYDARDLTTHAVCVGMTGSGKTGLCIGLLEEAALDKVPVILIDPKGDMTNLLLQFPELLPENFQPWINEDDARRKGVSSDALAASTAEQWKTGLADWGITPERIRLLGQSADYTIYTPGSDAGVPVSILGSLAAPRLDFEEHAETIRERITGTVNALLGLAGIKADPTRSRESILLAGIFEHFWKKGEDLDLTALITSIQSPPMRQVGVFDVNTFYPEKERFELAMAFNTLIASPSFQSWLSGDPLDIDRMLYTAEGKPRHSIFYLAHLSESERMFFVTLLLENVLTWTRAQSGTSSLRALLYFDEVFGYLPPVAEPSSKRPLLTLLKQARAFGLGCVLVTQNPVDLDYKGLTNTGTWFIGKLQAERDKQRVLEGLKSAIAEAGGSGGSVDYDSIISQLGNRVFLLHNVHEDRPVVFQTRWAMSYLSGPMTRPQIKRLMAPRKAAAEPKPSVSPAPASDAVTLPPMAFAKEDLSGGDGTALPYGFTATPPGLDPSVKQLFVPVAIDARAALENYARQTGSMPVVSARQLVYEPVVIGSASVAFSDRKRGINENLRLVVAAVASASMSGAASWDESEKLAAGQEHLSVLPDNRAAAFASLPDNLSTSRNLSACGQPFADWLYYHSRFQLTVHPGSGLFRRSGESEREFSIRLQQAAREKRDQEVDALERKYAPQLERIREKIRREERELAQDEAEHQSRKTSELVGLGESVLGFFLGRKSTRGIGTAITRRRMTSNAKADIEESHDTIAELKKEQETVGAEMQALVHEISAKWEHPEAELTSEELAPRRGDVTVNFVGLGWLPFWRLTIAAPEGLTTVSVPGYELAETIEK from the coding sequence ATGCAGGCACCGGAAGAACGACTCGGCTCCTTTTATCTCGGCGCTGAATATGATCTCGCTTCATCAAAGCGCCTTGAAAAACCCGTCCATTATGACGCGCGGGATCTGACAACCCACGCAGTCTGCGTCGGAATGACCGGCAGTGGCAAAACCGGCCTTTGCATCGGCCTGCTTGAAGAGGCAGCGCTCGACAAGGTTCCGGTTATTCTGATCGATCCCAAGGGAGATATGACCAATCTCCTTTTGCAGTTTCCTGAGCTGCTGCCTGAAAACTTCCAGCCCTGGATCAATGAAGACGATGCCCGGCGCAAGGGAGTGAGCTCTGATGCGCTTGCGGCTTCAACCGCCGAACAGTGGAAAACCGGTCTTGCCGACTGGGGGATAACTCCAGAAAGGATCAGGCTGCTTGGCCAGTCTGCCGACTATACCATATATACTCCGGGTTCCGATGCCGGCGTTCCGGTCAGTATTCTCGGCAGCCTTGCCGCTCCCCGCCTCGATTTTGAGGAACATGCCGAAACCATCCGTGAGCGTATCACCGGTACCGTCAATGCTCTGCTCGGACTGGCCGGCATCAAGGCCGATCCGACGAGAAGTCGCGAATCGATTCTGCTGGCCGGAATTTTCGAACACTTCTGGAAAAAAGGGGAAGATCTCGACCTTACCGCTCTTATCACTTCCATCCAGAGCCCGCCAATGCGTCAGGTCGGAGTTTTCGACGTCAATACCTTTTATCCCGAAAAAGAACGCTTTGAACTCGCAATGGCATTCAACACCCTCATAGCCTCCCCTTCCTTTCAGAGCTGGCTTTCCGGAGATCCTCTCGATATAGACCGGATGCTCTATACTGCAGAGGGTAAGCCACGTCACAGCATTTTTTATCTGGCCCATCTTTCAGAGAGCGAACGGATGTTTTTCGTTACGCTGCTTCTGGAGAATGTGCTTACCTGGACCCGTGCACAATCCGGCACGTCAAGCCTTCGGGCGCTGCTCTACTTCGACGAGGTTTTCGGATACCTTCCTCCTGTCGCAGAACCGTCGTCAAAACGTCCGCTTCTCACGCTGCTCAAGCAGGCCCGCGCATTCGGACTCGGCTGTGTGCTGGTAACCCAGAATCCGGTCGATCTCGATTACAAAGGTCTGACCAATACCGGAACCTGGTTTATCGGCAAGCTTCAGGCCGAACGCGACAAGCAGCGAGTGCTCGAAGGGCTGAAAAGCGCAATTGCCGAAGCAGGTGGATCGGGTGGATCCGTCGATTACGACAGCATCATCAGCCAGCTCGGCAACCGGGTTTTTCTGCTCCACAATGTTCACGAAGACCGCCCGGTTGTCTTTCAGACCCGCTGGGCGATGAGTTACCTCTCCGGACCGATGACAAGACCGCAGATCAAAAGACTCATGGCCCCCCGTAAAGCGGCAGCAGAACCAAAACCCTCGGTCTCCCCTGCTCCAGCCTCTGATGCGGTAACATTGCCGCCAATGGCATTCGCAAAAGAAGATCTCTCCGGAGGGGACGGTACCGCTCTTCCATACGGTTTCACCGCAACCCCTCCGGGTCTTGACCCATCGGTAAAGCAGCTGTTCGTACCGGTCGCAATCGACGCTCGGGCTGCGCTTGAAAACTACGCCCGTCAAACGGGCAGCATGCCTGTTGTAAGTGCCCGGCAACTGGTCTATGAACCCGTGGTCATCGGTTCGGCTTCTGTGGCTTTTTCCGACCGCAAACGGGGAATCAACGAAAATCTGCGCCTTGTCGTTGCGGCTGTCGCCTCTGCATCAATGTCCGGAGCCGCATCATGGGATGAGAGTGAAAAGCTTGCCGCCGGGCAGGAGCATCTTTCCGTGCTGCCCGATAACCGTGCGGCAGCATTTGCATCGCTACCGGATAATCTCAGTACTTCCCGCAATCTCTCGGCCTGCGGTCAGCCATTTGCCGATTGGCTCTACTATCACTCTCGTTTTCAGCTGACCGTGCATCCCGGCAGCGGTCTTTTCCGACGCAGCGGAGAGAGTGAAAGGGAGTTTTCCATTCGTCTGCAGCAGGCTGCGCGGGAAAAACGCGATCAGGAGGTTGATGCGCTTGAAAGGAAGTATGCACCTCAGCTTGAGCGCATTCGAGAAAAGATACGGCGCGAGGAACGTGAACTGGCCCAGGATGAGGCTGAACACCAGAGCCGCAAAACCAGCGAACTCGTCGGGCTTGGCGAAAGTGTGCTTGGCTTTTTTCTTGGGAGAAAAAGCACGCGTGGTATCGGCACTGCCATCACCCGTCGAAGGATGACCTCAAATGCAAAAGCCGATATAGAGGAATCTCACGACACGATAGCCGAACTGAAAAAGGAACAGGAAACTGTTGGAGCGGAAATGCAGGCGCTTGTCCACGAAATTTCAGCAAAGTGGGAGCATCCGGAAGCTGAACTGACAAGCGAAGAGCTGGCGCCCCGCCGAGGCGACGTGACGGTGAATTTTGTCGGGCTCGGCTGGCTTCCATTCTGGAGGTTGACCATTGCCGCTCCCGAGGGCCTCACGACGGTATCCGTCCCTGGGTATGAACTGGCGGAAACGATAGAAAAATAA
- a CDS encoding TMEM165/GDT1 family protein yields MDAFWLSLVMIFLAELGDKTQLVALTLATCYNTKSVLWGIFWATLAVHIFSAAIGWFLGAKLPADWIGFIAGIAFVIFGFWTLRGDQLDDDEKSCKTTIHPFWLVFTTFFMAELGDKTMLSTITLATNNAFLPVWIGSTIGMVLSDGLAIVAGKMLGKRLPEKTIQTGAAIIFFLFGAFSMYRGGAAFPISTWGIALVVITIVGFIFLRKPKTKEDSR; encoded by the coding sequence ATGGATGCATTCTGGCTTTCGCTCGTCATGATTTTTCTGGCGGAACTTGGCGACAAAACGCAGCTTGTGGCTCTGACGCTGGCCACCTGCTACAATACGAAAAGCGTTCTCTGGGGTATTTTCTGGGCAACCCTTGCCGTACATATCTTTTCTGCCGCTATCGGCTGGTTCCTTGGAGCTAAACTGCCTGCCGACTGGATAGGGTTCATCGCCGGTATCGCCTTTGTCATTTTCGGGTTCTGGACACTGCGAGGAGATCAACTTGACGATGACGAAAAAAGCTGTAAAACAACTATCCACCCGTTCTGGCTTGTTTTTACGACATTCTTCATGGCCGAACTTGGCGATAAAACCATGCTCTCGACCATTACCCTGGCTACGAACAACGCTTTTCTGCCAGTCTGGATCGGTTCGACTATCGGCATGGTGCTCTCCGACGGACTTGCTATCGTTGCGGGAAAAATGCTTGGAAAAAGACTCCCGGAAAAAACCATTCAAACCGGAGCCGCAATCATATTTTTTCTTTTCGGCGCTTTCAGCATGTACCGGGGCGGGGCTGCATTTCCCATCTCCACCTGGGGAATCGCCCTTGTGGTGATTACGATTGTCGGATTTATTTTTTTGCGCAAACCGAAAACGAAAGAAGACTCCCGTTAA
- a CDS encoding lipocalin family protein, translating to MSLFGKKRDVFSVRTVERVDAARYCGTWYEIAAVPRKRQRECSNTKAEYTLTADGKISVRNSCFRHGKTVSIKAVATPVSGSGNAWLKVRFFRLFNADYKVIELSDDYSWAVVSSGSGSALWVLSRTPYMSGDVYDLIVEKLSLRHIDTSGLVKTVQ from the coding sequence ATGTCACTTTTCGGAAAAAAACGCGACGTTTTTTCAGTACGAACCGTTGAACGGGTCGATGCCGCAAGATATTGCGGCACATGGTATGAAATTGCAGCCGTTCCCCGTAAAAGACAGCGGGAGTGCTCAAATACCAAGGCCGAATATACGCTGACGGCAGACGGAAAGATCAGCGTAAGGAACTCCTGCTTCAGGCATGGAAAAACCGTATCGATAAAGGCTGTTGCGACTCCTGTTTCCGGAAGCGGAAACGCGTGGCTGAAAGTCCGGTTTTTTAGGCTTTTCAATGCAGATTACAAGGTGATCGAACTCTCTGATGACTATTCATGGGCAGTCGTTTCGAGCGGTTCCGGTTCCGCGCTCTGGGTGCTCAGCCGTACGCCCTATATGAGCGGAGATGTTTATGACCTTATCGTGGAAAAACTCAGTCTCAGGCATATCGATACATCGGGCCTCGTAAAAACCGTTCAATAA
- a CDS encoding GNAT family N-acetyltransferase codes for MQNIELRTAGSDDIVRCAELLGLLFAQEHEFLPDPEAQKRGLELVIDHQETGRVFVCDIDGKVEGMVMLLFTVSTFLGQKVALLEDMIVDPAWRSRGIGTLLLRHAVSFAETEGFGRITLLTDQDNSTAQEFYQRAGFLFSSMRVMRKPVEDL; via the coding sequence ATGCAGAATATCGAGCTGAGAACCGCCGGATCTGATGATATCGTTCGCTGTGCTGAACTGCTTGGCTTGCTGTTTGCGCAGGAGCATGAATTTCTGCCCGATCCGGAAGCCCAGAAGAGAGGTCTGGAACTCGTTATCGATCATCAGGAAACGGGTCGGGTGTTTGTTTGTGACATAGATGGAAAGGTAGAGGGAATGGTGATGCTGCTTTTTACCGTCAGTACCTTTCTTGGCCAAAAGGTTGCGCTGCTCGAAGACATGATTGTCGATCCTGCCTGGAGATCCAGAGGTATCGGAACGCTGCTTCTCCGGCATGCCGTTTCGTTTGCAGAAACGGAGGGGTTCGGGCGGATCACTCTCCTGACCGACCAGGATAACAGTACCGCGCAGGAGTTTTATCAGCGTGCAGGGTTCCTCTTCTCTTCTATGAGAGTAATGAGAAAACCTGTTGAAGACTTATAA
- a CDS encoding rubredoxin — MNDCWRCRECGYLYDPAEGDPDCRIPPGTLFDELPHLWCCPVCNEPQSNFEPMRV; from the coding sequence ATGAACGATTGCTGGAGATGCCGGGAGTGCGGTTATCTGTACGATCCCGCTGAAGGCGATCCCGACTGCAGGATACCGCCTGGAACATTATTCGACGAACTGCCCCATCTCTGGTGCTGTCCGGTCTGCAACGAACCGCAGAGCAATTTTGAGCCGATGAGGGTATAA
- a CDS encoding ABC transporter permease produces the protein MKTAFWIARRFSFARKRFRIINVISAISLAGIIVGVSTLLIVMSVLNGFQKLALDMFTTFEGPVQLVSRNGDPIEVSDSLLASIASVRGVASAEPFAEGEAIMSGGEKSELVMIRGLSATAHRELMRKTGTVQPYFSGETVSSGILLAERMKLSPFHEIKLFSPELITLGLEMLSEPYMLAALKIPETKVASRFTLQKIFDDRYVLAPNNFARNVLLLGGSSYSGIDIRAEAGVSGPELKKRLDRWLLASPLRKSSTLRTLESKYGDIFAVMELEKWASFSVLMLVVLVAALSLTGSLAMTAIDKQKELFYLRCLGLEKPQFMEIFLIQGGMTGIGGTAAGTALAWIVCRLQEAYGLVELPSKSAFIIEAYPVSMKTTDFLAVGATAIALSFLVSLYPARKAASIAGNHSLETKTN, from the coding sequence ATGAAAACAGCATTTTGGATTGCCCGGAGGTTCAGCTTTGCCCGTAAACGGTTCAGGATCATCAATGTGATCTCGGCCATCAGCCTTGCCGGCATCATCGTCGGGGTGAGCACCCTGCTCATTGTGATGAGTGTCCTTAACGGCTTTCAGAAACTTGCCCTCGATATGTTTACGACTTTCGAAGGTCCGGTACAGCTGGTTTCACGTAACGGCGATCCGATTGAAGTAAGCGACAGCCTGCTTGCATCTATAGCTTCGGTCAGGGGAGTTGCCTCTGCAGAGCCTTTTGCAGAAGGGGAGGCCATTATGTCCGGAGGAGAAAAAAGCGAACTGGTCATGATAAGAGGTTTAAGCGCAACGGCCCACCGTGAACTGATGCGTAAAACAGGTACCGTGCAGCCCTATTTCAGCGGAGAAACGGTTTCTTCAGGAATATTGCTTGCCGAACGCATGAAACTCTCCCCCTTCCACGAAATCAAACTGTTCAGTCCCGAACTTATTACCCTCGGACTTGAAATGCTTTCTGAGCCGTATATGCTTGCCGCTCTCAAAATACCGGAAACAAAGGTCGCATCAAGGTTTACCCTGCAGAAAATCTTTGACGACCGCTATGTTCTCGCACCAAACAACTTTGCACGAAACGTGCTGCTTCTGGGTGGCAGCAGCTACAGCGGCATCGATATACGTGCGGAAGCAGGGGTGTCCGGTCCTGAGCTGAAGAAACGTCTCGACCGTTGGCTTCTCGCATCGCCTCTCAGGAAAAGCTCCACTCTGAGGACACTGGAAAGCAAGTACGGCGATATTTTTGCCGTCATGGAACTTGAAAAATGGGCAAGTTTCAGCGTATTGATGCTTGTCGTACTTGTAGCTGCGCTCAGCCTGACCGGGTCGCTGGCCATGACCGCAATAGATAAACAGAAAGAACTATTCTATCTGCGCTGTCTTGGTCTCGAAAAACCGCAGTTCATGGAGATATTTCTTATTCAGGGAGGAATGACCGGGATAGGCGGCACTGCCGCCGGAACAGCGTTAGCCTGGATTGTCTGTCGGCTTCAGGAGGCTTACGGACTTGTCGAACTGCCGTCCAAAAGCGCATTCATCATAGAGGCATATCCGGTCAGCATGAAAACAACTGACTTTCTCGCCGTAGGAGCTACCGCGATTGCCCTGAGCTTTCTGGTCAGCCTTTACCCGGCACGGAAAGCTGCGTCGATTGCCGGAAACCACTCGCTTGAAACGAAAACAAACTGA
- a CDS encoding ABC transporter permease, with the protein MNPVFYIARRFAFRERTGSKPAFIVLASVIGIAVGTAALILTLSIVKGFAGSVENKLISFTSHIQVRQSDEEYFSESRYVQRQISGSRGIASASPFLEKSFIVRSRPAKNGNRPPVKPVILKGISADERKIFLKRYLVDEKKTPDISANTISLYLGKTLAEKLQVKSGEKILLAGLDRSTKEGILDGNQDIIELLSSLDLETGLIKGIYDTGLQEGFDDMIIIGDLDEMQQRFHPGLISGYDIQVQDLQQLDAIARNLAARLAYPFYTFTVFERYANLFEWLKLQKNISPLLIITISVVAVFNIISTLLVLVIEKTREIGMLIALGLEPAKVSLIFLGQSLLISLAGVAAGSTLALSLSLFEQRFHLITLPEKSYFIKYVPLLIDPMDYLAVSVSVIMLTMLFAFIPARIAATLKPGTALTT; encoded by the coding sequence ATGAATCCGGTGTTTTATATAGCCCGACGTTTTGCATTCAGGGAGCGTACCGGTTCAAAACCTGCTTTTATCGTACTGGCATCGGTTATCGGCATTGCCGTAGGAACAGCCGCACTCATTCTTACGCTTTCCATTGTCAAGGGATTTGCAGGAAGCGTCGAAAATAAGCTCATCAGCTTCACCTCGCACATTCAGGTACGGCAATCGGACGAGGAGTATTTTTCTGAAAGCCGCTACGTGCAGCGCCAGATTTCCGGGAGCAGAGGTATTGCCTCAGCATCGCCTTTTCTTGAAAAAAGTTTTATCGTGCGCAGCCGTCCGGCAAAAAACGGAAACCGCCCGCCTGTAAAGCCCGTGATACTCAAGGGAATTTCTGCAGATGAACGGAAAATATTTCTTAAACGATATCTGGTAGATGAAAAAAAAACACCGGATATCTCGGCAAACACCATTTCGCTCTATCTCGGCAAAACACTTGCGGAAAAACTGCAGGTTAAAAGCGGAGAAAAAATCCTTCTCGCGGGACTTGACAGGTCAACAAAAGAGGGGATCCTCGACGGTAATCAGGATATTATCGAACTGCTCTCTTCTCTTGATCTTGAAACCGGATTGATAAAGGGCATTTATGATACCGGATTGCAGGAAGGTTTTGACGATATGATCATTATCGGGGACCTTGACGAGATGCAGCAGCGGTTTCATCCCGGTCTCATAAGCGGATACGATATTCAGGTTCAGGATCTCCAGCAACTCGATGCCATTGCACGCAATCTCGCCGCCAGGCTTGCGTATCCTTTTTACACCTTCACGGTTTTTGAGCGTTATGCCAATCTTTTCGAATGGCTGAAGCTGCAAAAGAACATCTCGCCGCTGCTGATCATCACAATTTCGGTTGTTGCGGTTTTCAATATCATCTCAACCCTGCTGGTACTTGTTATCGAAAAAACCAGAGAGATCGGCATGCTGATCGCTCTCGGTCTTGAACCGGCAAAAGTAAGTCTGATCTTTTTGGGACAGTCACTCCTCATTTCACTTGCAGGAGTCGCTGCCGGATCGACCCTCGCTCTTTCGCTATCCCTGTTCGAGCAGCGTTTTCATTTGATAACGCTCCCGGAGAAAAGCTACTTTATCAAGTACGTTCCGCTTCTTATAGACCCTATGGACTATCTTGCCGTATCGGTGTCAGTCATCATGCTTACCATGCTTTTCGCATTCATTCCTGCAAGAATTGCCGCTACACTTAAACCAGGTACAGCGCTGACTACCTGA
- a CDS encoding GGDEF domain-containing protein translates to MSCEISTNKPIHLKRITLAGALFLLLLAAVISAFMLYRNALVSDMQRKQALYLDLVELRGKVAGFEKSREITSMDESATIKVMQFMLDEVLESAAAAGKPDIPGVLLRKRNDRGYFSSANREVFLLALDSSTRKAETELRIALDACIRISNIFVMTVSFLFVALIFVSWRRFYINYSMTLIPLSRLAQKIGMINKNIPESIHDTAEEIRNDLAAAPQSWEISRITDTIAEFCKDIEAKNKKLDELYIRDEKTNLYNYRHFKEHLIMEIERSKRLDDKVSMAMIDIDHFKLYNDENGHVAGDRVLEQLAGIIGNTCRTSDMPSRFGGEEFAVLFPRTGIDTAMQISDRLRMIISAEPVDHEKKQPSGRLTVSIGIATFPDDAQDWYTLVNNADRALYQAKSAGRNRVTAFSTIKSKEDNP, encoded by the coding sequence ATGAGTTGCGAGATATCGACAAATAAGCCGATTCACCTGAAACGGATTACTCTGGCCGGAGCGCTCTTTCTGCTGCTGCTGGCTGCCGTTATCAGCGCATTCATGCTTTACCGGAATGCGCTTGTCAGTGACATGCAGCGCAAACAGGCGCTCTATCTCGATCTTGTGGAGTTGAGGGGAAAAGTTGCCGGGTTCGAAAAAAGCCGTGAAATTACAAGCATGGATGAATCCGCGACGATCAAGGTTATGCAGTTCATGCTCGATGAGGTTCTTGAAAGTGCCGCGGCCGCCGGCAAACCGGATATTCCGGGAGTACTGCTCCGTAAACGGAACGATCGAGGCTACTTTTCGTCGGCCAATCGCGAAGTTTTTCTGCTTGCGCTCGACAGCAGTACGCGAAAAGCAGAAACGGAACTGCGGATAGCGCTCGATGCCTGCATCCGCATCAGCAATATTTTCGTCATGACAGTGTCGTTTTTGTTTGTTGCGCTCATCTTCGTTTCGTGGAGGCGTTTCTACATCAACTATTCCATGACCCTGATACCGCTGTCGCGTCTTGCGCAAAAAATCGGCATGATCAACAAAAATATTCCTGAAAGCATTCATGATACTGCTGAAGAGATCAGAAACGATCTTGCTGCAGCTCCGCAATCCTGGGAAATATCGCGTATAACCGACACCATAGCGGAGTTCTGCAAGGATATCGAAGCAAAAAATAAAAAGCTTGACGAGCTCTACATCCGGGATGAAAAAACCAATCTGTATAATTACAGGCATTTCAAGGAACATCTCATAATGGAGATCGAGAGATCGAAACGGCTTGACGACAAAGTATCGATGGCTATGATCGATATCGATCATTTCAAGCTCTATAACGACGAGAACGGTCATGTCGCCGGAGATCGTGTGCTCGAGCAGCTTGCCGGTATTATCGGAAACACCTGCCGGACATCCGATATGCCCTCAAGGTTCGGCGGAGAGGAGTTCGCCGTGCTCTTTCCCCGAACAGGAATCGATACCGCCATGCAGATTTCCGACCGTCTGCGCATGATAATCAGTGCCGAACCTGTCGATCATGAAAAAAAGCAGCCGAGCGGACGTCTGACGGTCAGTATCGGCATAGCGACGTTTCCGGATGATGCCCAGGACTGGTACACCCTTGTCAACAATGCCGACCGGGCACTCTACCAAGCAAAATCCGCCGGACGAAACCGGGTTACAGCGTTTTCGACCATCAAAAGCAAAGAGGACAACCCATGA